The following coding sequences are from one Leptospira mayottensis 200901116 window:
- a CDS encoding class I SAM-dependent methyltransferase, with the protein MRLFRKIKPEEAPNTLTHLYLNPENSSWANLGYWKDTTDYPTACKTLARLLGKRADLKQGLKVLDLGFGCGDQFFIWKEEFFLDFADLIGVNGSSVQVRFAKNLLESRFDTLPELICSPVEAAIVSFPHQSFDRIFCLDSASFFSDRKEFCKQAFRVLKPGGRFVSAELVLKNSRLGIIDSWLRDLVCTLSSIPKNNRVTPDSLSQLLKSSGFVSDGFDFLEEDVFRGFSSFLKKKTKDPYIPQRIARKYSRFAEFLGGEKMKRYFQFVLYAAVKPG; encoded by the coding sequence ATGAGACTTTTTAGAAAAATAAAACCGGAAGAAGCTCCAAATACTCTCACACATCTTTATCTCAATCCGGAAAATTCTTCTTGGGCAAATCTAGGTTATTGGAAAGACACGACGGATTATCCGACTGCCTGTAAAACGTTGGCTCGACTCTTAGGCAAAAGAGCGGATCTCAAACAGGGACTCAAGGTATTGGACTTAGGTTTCGGATGCGGGGATCAGTTCTTTATCTGGAAGGAAGAATTTTTCCTAGACTTTGCCGATCTTATTGGAGTCAACGGTTCCTCGGTTCAAGTGAGGTTTGCAAAAAACCTGTTAGAGTCTCGATTTGATACTTTGCCTGAACTGATTTGTTCTCCCGTCGAAGCGGCGATCGTTTCTTTTCCGCATCAGTCTTTCGATCGAATCTTTTGTTTGGACAGCGCTTCTTTTTTTTCCGATCGAAAAGAGTTTTGCAAACAAGCCTTCCGTGTATTAAAACCTGGAGGTAGATTTGTTTCCGCAGAGTTGGTCTTAAAAAATTCTAGATTGGGAATTATAGACTCTTGGTTGAGAGATCTAGTTTGTACATTGAGTTCTATTCCTAAAAATAACCGAGTCACACCCGATTCCCTTTCCCAGCTTTTAAAGTCTTCCGGATTTGTATCGGATGGTTTTGATTTTTTAGAAGAAGATGTCTTCAGAGGATTCTCAAGTTTTCTCAAAAAGAAAACGAAAGATCCCTACATCCCGCAAAGGATCGCTCGTAAGTATTCCCGTTTTGCGGAATTTCTCGGCGGGGAAAAAATGAAAAGATATTTTCAATTTGTTCTTTATGCGGCCGTGAAACCGGGTTAA
- the msrA gene encoding peptide-methionine (S)-S-oxide reductase MsrA, whose amino-acid sequence MFHLRGLILICIIFFFSTLMAVPKTEKATFAGGCFWCMEGPFESLPGVISVTSGYAGGKEVNSTYEDVSHGRTGHRESVQIEFDPSKIRYEELLKVFWKQIDPTDNGGQFADRGNQYKPGIFYHNQSQKKATEESKRSIAKSGKFSGPIIVEILPFTSFYPAEDYHQNYCKTHPEHYKLYRKGSGREAYLERIWGKH is encoded by the coding sequence ATGTTCCACTTGAGAGGATTGATTTTAATCTGTATCATATTCTTTTTTTCTACTTTGATGGCGGTTCCTAAAACGGAAAAAGCTACTTTTGCAGGCGGTTGTTTTTGGTGTATGGAAGGTCCGTTCGAATCTCTTCCGGGAGTGATTTCGGTTACTTCGGGTTATGCGGGCGGAAAAGAGGTCAATTCTACGTATGAAGACGTGAGTCATGGAAGAACGGGTCATAGAGAAAGCGTTCAGATCGAATTCGATCCTTCTAAGATTCGTTACGAGGAACTTCTAAAAGTGTTTTGGAAACAGATCGATCCGACGGATAACGGAGGACAATTTGCGGACCGAGGAAATCAGTATAAACCCGGAATTTTTTATCACAATCAATCTCAAAAAAAAGCAACGGAAGAATCCAAACGATCAATTGCAAAGTCCGGAAAGTTTTCCGGACCAATCATAGTCGAAATCCTTCCATTTACTTCCTTTTATCCCGCGGAAGATTATCATCAGAATTATTGTAAAACGCATCCGGAGCATTATAAGTTATATCGAAAAGGTTCAGGAAGAGAGGCTTACTTGGAAAGGATTTGGGGAAAACATTGA
- a CDS encoding GyrI-like domain-containing protein, translated as MKQSLMPKKNLIGIGTRTKNADEMGKDGKIPELWKKFFSEILPKLKRTEDFIYAVYKDYENNENGEYFYFIGIPSDEKNLFETVQLPEGRYLELSSLKGKVPEVIVQLWQSVWSNLELKNRRAFKVDYEIYPMDFSTTPETQVLLFLSDKF; from the coding sequence ATGAAACAAAGTTTAATGCCGAAAAAAAATCTGATCGGAATCGGAACCCGCACAAAAAATGCGGACGAAATGGGGAAAGACGGAAAAATTCCAGAGCTCTGGAAAAAATTTTTTTCCGAAATCTTGCCAAAACTTAAAAGAACGGAGGACTTCATCTATGCGGTTTATAAAGATTATGAAAACAACGAAAACGGAGAGTATTTTTACTTTATTGGAATTCCTTCCGATGAAAAAAATCTTTTCGAAACCGTTCAACTTCCGGAAGGGCGATATTTAGAACTGTCTTCCTTAAAAGGAAAAGTTCCGGAGGTTATCGTTCAACTCTGGCAGAGCGTTTGGTCCAACCTGGAATTAAAAAATAGAAGAGCTTTTAAAGTAGATTACGAAATCTATCCGATGGACTTTTCAACCACACCCGAAACTCAAGTTCTACTATTTCTTTCGGATAAATTTTAG
- a CDS encoding PAS domain-containing protein, with translation MNLSSILISYFYQYPHAMFITNRCGMIEYINPVFETLSGYNRNELIGKNPRLFQAGVHDPNFYEELWKTILSGKEYEGNFLNRNGSGETISWKERITPLRDETGNISNFLCRVDIPSKDEKVTNTPEENLISVEGGQSEKARELLFSQLQKDYGLTCQEAKICERLVAGQTRASLIQQLGVHSGTLKNHLKAIYRKTIEKDLAQPGQGRDKLQRLTMFLIRLC, from the coding sequence ATGAATCTTTCCTCGATTTTAATTTCTTATTTTTATCAATACCCACACGCGATGTTCATCACGAATCGGTGCGGTATGATTGAATACATTAACCCCGTTTTTGAAACTCTTTCCGGTTACAACCGAAACGAGCTGATCGGGAAGAATCCAAGATTATTTCAAGCAGGCGTCCATGACCCGAATTTTTATGAAGAATTATGGAAAACTATTCTTTCCGGAAAAGAATATGAAGGAAATTTTTTAAACCGAAATGGATCGGGGGAAACGATTTCCTGGAAAGAAAGAATTACACCTCTTCGGGACGAAACGGGAAACATTTCAAATTTCCTGTGTAGAGTGGACATTCCTTCGAAAGATGAGAAAGTAACGAACACACCCGAAGAGAATTTGATTTCTGTAGAAGGTGGTCAGAGCGAAAAAGCCAGAGAATTGCTTTTTTCTCAACTTCAAAAAGATTACGGTCTAACATGCCAAGAAGCAAAAATCTGCGAACGTTTAGTCGCTGGTCAAACAAGGGCCTCTCTGATTCAACAACTCGGAGTACATTCAGGAACTCTAAAGAATCATCTCAAGGCCATTTACAGAAAGACGATCGAAAAAGATTTAGCCCAACCGGGTCAAGGAAGGGATAAATTACAAAGACTCACGATGTTTTTGATTCGTCTTTGCTAA
- a CDS encoding glutathione S-transferase family protein, protein MIDLQLVIGDKKFSSWSMRPWILLKENNIPFTEISLTLNTPEFHEKIRFYSDAGKVPVLVDGDVRIWDTYSIVEYLAETFPEKNLWPKNKTLRAVARSIVAEMHSGFADLRKNLSMNLVEKLHGKTFSEEVWKDIRRIEFIWKKCLDSYQGPFLFGKEFTIADAFYAPVVGRFITYGIKTGSETSEYVSKISNLSSYKEWVDGALKKGQS, encoded by the coding sequence ATGATAGATCTTCAACTTGTTATAGGTGATAAAAAATTCTCCTCTTGGTCCATGCGTCCTTGGATTTTATTAAAAGAAAATAATATACCTTTCACGGAAATTTCACTTACTTTGAATACTCCGGAGTTTCACGAAAAAATCAGATTTTATTCTGACGCGGGCAAGGTTCCGGTTCTTGTGGACGGTGATGTCAGAATCTGGGACACTTACAGCATTGTAGAATATTTGGCTGAGACCTTTCCCGAAAAAAATCTTTGGCCGAAGAATAAAACTTTACGAGCCGTTGCCCGATCGATTGTTGCGGAGATGCACTCCGGTTTTGCCGATCTCAGAAAAAATTTATCGATGAACTTAGTCGAAAAACTTCATGGAAAAACGTTTTCCGAAGAGGTTTGGAAGGATATTCGAAGAATCGAATTCATCTGGAAAAAATGTTTGGACTCTTATCAAGGACCTTTTCTGTTCGGAAAGGAATTTACGATTGCGGATGCGTTTTATGCGCCTGTCGTGGGAAGGTTTATTACTTATGGAATCAAGACAGGTTCGGAAACAAGTGAATATGTTTCTAAGATCAGCAATCTTTCTTCTTATAAGGAATGGGTCGACGGCGCTTTGAAAAAGGGACAATCATAA
- a CDS encoding SET domain-containing protein gives MIEKRINKFGENGTFATKTIPKGTLLFSYSEWIEDEEFGWKVLTVDEAESLPESEKDIFMKYGYDVDFGLVTGPTSDQYVINHSNFMNHSCDPNMWYDQDDNIVAKREIQAGEELTIDYANFIVNFDQTFECGCGSTNCRKFIRKDDWKLLIHEYQMNFPKFIQKEIKKLYVKIPV, from the coding sequence ATGATCGAAAAACGAATCAACAAATTCGGGGAAAACGGAACCTTCGCAACGAAGACCATCCCCAAGGGAACCTTGCTGTTCAGTTACAGCGAGTGGATCGAAGACGAAGAATTTGGATGGAAAGTTCTAACGGTCGACGAAGCTGAATCGCTTCCCGAATCCGAAAAGGACATTTTCATGAAATACGGATACGATGTGGACTTCGGGTTAGTGACCGGGCCTACTAGCGATCAGTATGTCATCAACCATTCCAATTTCATGAATCACTCCTGCGATCCAAATATGTGGTACGATCAGGATGATAACATCGTAGCAAAAAGGGAAATCCAAGCGGGAGAAGAGCTTACCATTGACTACGCGAATTTCATCGTAAACTTCGACCAAACCTTTGAGTGCGGTTGCGGGTCGACAAACTGTAGAAAATTTATTCGCAAGGACGATTGGAAACTTCTGATTCATGAATATCAGATGAACTTTCCGAAATTCATCCAAAAAGAAATCAAAAAGCTTTACGTTAAAATTCCGGTCTAA
- a CDS encoding glucose-6-phosphate isomerase, translating into MIRLETRFASSFVHSGKFESFLTEAEFSRRTLHSFQGKGNEYLGWLNLPKEIKESEIEKIIQVAQRLRDSSEVIVVIGIGGSYLGSRAVLEATLPFFKQSSKGNPEIFFAGHHLESRYLSELMEYLKDRDFSVNVISKSGTTTEPAIAFRLLWELLRKKYGASAASRVVATTDSSKGALKTFADVEGFDTFTIPDNVGGRYSVLTPVGLFPLAAAGIPIRKFILGSQNILKNLHAETDPVRNPATYYSAFRNYFLSEGRHIEILANFNPSLRYISEWWKQLFGESEGKENKGIFPASMDFTTDLHSLGQYVQEGKRILFETVLSPSDVHSNLILKPTPDNLDSLNFLSGNTLGHVNEQARLGTLLAHADGGVPCLELIFPDISPESLGEVMYFFEYSCAVSGYSLGVNPFDQPGVEAYKKNMFALLNKVGFEKEGDFLRKRILGN; encoded by the coding sequence ATGATTCGATTAGAAACCAGATTCGCTTCTTCCTTTGTACATTCCGGGAAATTCGAATCTTTTTTAACGGAAGCGGAATTTTCTCGACGCACACTTCATTCTTTCCAGGGAAAAGGAAACGAATATTTAGGATGGTTGAATCTTCCCAAAGAAATCAAAGAATCGGAAATCGAAAAAATCATCCAAGTCGCCCAACGATTAAGAGATTCTTCCGAAGTAATCGTCGTAATCGGAATCGGAGGTTCCTATCTCGGTTCCAGAGCCGTACTAGAAGCGACCCTTCCATTTTTCAAACAATCCTCTAAAGGGAATCCGGAAATCTTTTTTGCGGGACATCATCTCGAATCCAGATATTTGTCCGAATTGATGGAATATCTCAAAGACCGAGATTTTTCAGTGAACGTCATCTCCAAATCAGGAACGACAACGGAACCAGCAATCGCGTTTCGCCTATTGTGGGAATTACTTCGTAAAAAGTATGGAGCGTCCGCAGCTTCAAGAGTTGTGGCTACCACAGATTCTTCGAAAGGCGCCCTAAAAACGTTTGCGGACGTGGAAGGGTTCGACACGTTTACAATTCCGGATAACGTAGGAGGAAGATATTCCGTTTTAACCCCGGTCGGGTTATTTCCGTTGGCGGCGGCGGGAATACCAATTCGAAAATTTATATTAGGATCTCAGAATATTTTAAAAAATCTTCACGCCGAAACTGATCCCGTTCGAAATCCGGCTACCTATTATTCCGCCTTTAGGAATTATTTTTTATCCGAAGGAAGACATATAGAAATATTAGCAAATTTTAATCCTTCACTACGATATATTTCCGAGTGGTGGAAACAATTGTTCGGGGAAAGCGAAGGAAAAGAGAACAAGGGAATTTTTCCCGCCTCCATGGACTTTACGACCGATCTACATTCTCTCGGACAGTACGTTCAAGAAGGCAAACGAATTTTATTCGAAACAGTTCTAAGCCCCTCCGACGTTCATTCAAACTTGATTTTGAAGCCGACTCCGGACAATTTGGATTCTTTGAATTTTCTTTCGGGGAACACGCTCGGGCACGTGAACGAACAAGCCAGACTCGGAACCCTACTTGCACATGCGGACGGCGGAGTTCCCTGTTTGGAACTCATTTTTCCAGATATATCGCCCGAATCCTTGGGAGAAGTAATGTATTTTTTTGAATATTCCTGCGCGGTCTCAGGTTATTCTTTAGGCGTAAACCCTTTTGATCAACCCGGAGTAGAAGCATATAAAAAGAATATGTTCGCCCTTTTGAATAAAGTCGGCTTTGAAAAAGAGGGAGACTTTCTGCGCAAAAGAATTCTCGGAAACTAA
- a CDS encoding uracil-DNA glycosylase family protein, giving the protein MQGNPVHGCIPSSRIISLGQAPGIHEERFGKPFAYTAGKTLFGWFKKIGIEEETFRSKVNMSAVCRCFPGKAKSGDRKPDLEEVKNCSEFLEFEVRFHKPELLIPIGKLAIDQLFEFGKYKLEDVIGKTFSREFYGVRLDWIPLPHPSGLNVWNHTETGKKLIQEALDILKNHPVIREEFFL; this is encoded by the coding sequence ATGCAGGGCAATCCGGTTCACGGTTGTATTCCTTCCTCAAGAATTATTAGTCTAGGCCAGGCTCCCGGAATCCACGAAGAAAGATTTGGCAAACCTTTTGCCTATACAGCGGGAAAAACTCTTTTTGGCTGGTTCAAAAAAATAGGGATCGAGGAGGAAACTTTTCGAAGTAAGGTGAACATGTCCGCTGTTTGCAGATGTTTTCCTGGTAAGGCGAAAAGTGGGGATCGTAAACCGGACTTGGAAGAAGTGAAAAACTGTTCCGAGTTTCTCGAATTTGAAGTTCGTTTTCATAAGCCGGAACTTTTGATTCCTATCGGCAAACTCGCGATTGATCAGTTGTTTGAGTTTGGAAAATACAAGCTTGAAGACGTGATCGGTAAAACTTTTTCACGGGAATTCTATGGGGTCCGACTCGATTGGATTCCGTTGCCACACCCGTCCGGACTTAACGTATGGAATCATACGGAAACCGGTAAAAAATTGATACAAGAAGCATTGGATATACTCAAGAATCATCCGGTGATTCGGGAAGAATTTTTTCTTTGA
- a CDS encoding DUF2179 domain-containing protein, which translates to MELSPGNPIFDYCVLPCFIFLARVTDVSIGTIRVILLTREKKVIAASLGFLEVLLWVIVITQVIKNLNNALCYLAYAGGFATGTFIGMILEEKLAIGFSLLRIISPTNGDEIANKLSESGYGVTTMNGQGSRGPVKIIFTVLKRKKIGQAMTIVKNVEPDAFYSIENARSTKVSEDSPGLLRRGILERILKVRK; encoded by the coding sequence ATGGAATTGAGTCCCGGAAATCCTATCTTCGATTATTGTGTCCTTCCTTGTTTTATCTTTCTTGCCCGAGTCACCGACGTGTCAATCGGAACGATCCGAGTGATTCTTCTTACTAGAGAAAAGAAGGTAATTGCGGCCTCTCTCGGATTTTTAGAAGTTCTTCTCTGGGTTATCGTGATCACCCAGGTCATTAAAAATCTAAACAACGCCCTTTGTTATCTCGCATATGCGGGAGGATTTGCGACCGGCACCTTTATCGGAATGATTCTCGAAGAAAAACTGGCGATCGGTTTTTCTCTTTTGAGAATCATTTCTCCCACAAACGGAGATGAAATTGCAAACAAACTTTCCGAATCCGGATACGGAGTTACGACAATGAACGGGCAAGGAAGTCGCGGCCCGGTGAAAATCATTTTTACGGTTTTAAAAAGGAAGAAAATCGGTCAGGCAATGACGATCGTCAAAAACGTGGAGCCGGACGCATTCTATTCGATAGAAAACGCCCGAAGTACTAAGGTGTCCGAAGATTCTCCAGGACTTCTCAGAAGAGGAATCCTGGAAAGAATTCTAAAGGTTAGAAAGTAA
- the galK gene encoding galactokinase: MNQENLTKILKSEFPSDGGNIRFFSAPGRINIIGEHVDYAGGIVLPAAIDFSIRIAIRKNKEQKFRIYSVFSGEKVETESIVFDSKRPWINYVYGVIEEFRKLNFISDFFDLVVWGNIPQGAGLSSSAAFEVAVAFALCEIHDWKLSREEIALLGQRAENHFVGVNCGIMDQFVISIAKEGFCIALDTESLRYDFHEMNLEGCEFYLIDSKVKHSLKDSDYNRRRKEVESAFHKIKKHKPSIRTLYQAGPEDLEKDLNEIEIKRAMHVIGERLRTSKVIENLKSGNAKTVGEVLFECHDSLSKNYEVSCDETDFIVEELKVQGTLGARMIGGGFGGCILILDKAGRKNTLFERIKTRHFGKFGIEPELYSVRISDGVREF; encoded by the coding sequence ATGAATCAAGAGAACTTAACAAAAATTCTAAAAAGCGAATTCCCTTCGGACGGGGGAAACATTCGTTTTTTCTCGGCTCCTGGAAGAATCAACATAATCGGTGAGCATGTGGACTATGCGGGAGGAATCGTTCTTCCCGCGGCGATCGACTTTTCGATTCGAATTGCGATTCGTAAAAATAAAGAACAAAAATTTAGAATTTATTCCGTTTTTTCCGGAGAAAAAGTTGAAACGGAATCAATCGTGTTCGATTCCAAACGTCCTTGGATAAATTACGTTTATGGAGTGATCGAGGAGTTTCGAAAACTCAATTTCATTTCGGATTTTTTCGACCTGGTCGTCTGGGGAAATATTCCTCAAGGCGCGGGGCTTTCTTCTTCCGCCGCGTTTGAAGTCGCGGTTGCGTTTGCTCTTTGTGAAATTCACGACTGGAAACTTTCCAGAGAAGAAATCGCCTTGTTAGGCCAAAGGGCTGAAAATCATTTCGTCGGTGTTAATTGTGGAATTATGGATCAGTTTGTAATTTCCATCGCAAAGGAAGGTTTTTGTATCGCTCTCGATACGGAAAGTTTACGATACGATTTTCATGAGATGAATTTGGAAGGTTGCGAGTTTTATCTGATCGACTCAAAAGTAAAACATTCTCTGAAGGACAGCGACTACAATCGTCGTAGAAAAGAGGTGGAATCCGCGTTTCATAAAATCAAAAAACACAAACCTTCCATTCGAACGCTTTATCAAGCCGGACCGGAGGATTTGGAAAAAGATCTTAATGAAATCGAAATAAAAAGAGCAATGCATGTCATCGGAGAAAGATTAAGAACTTCGAAAGTAATCGAAAATTTAAAAAGCGGTAATGCGAAAACGGTAGGTGAAGTTCTTTTCGAATGCCATGATTCTCTTTCCAAAAACTACGAAGTTTCTTGTGACGAAACGGATTTTATCGTAGAAGAGCTTAAAGTCCAAGGAACTCTGGGTGCAAGAATGATTGGAGGTGGTTTTGGCGGTTGTATTTTGATACTGGACAAAGCGGGCAGGAAAAATACTTTGTTTGAAAGGATAAAAACTCGCCATTTCGGGAAATTCGGAATCGAGCCGGAATTATATTCGGTTCGAATCTCCGACGGAGTCAGGGAATTTTAA
- a CDS encoding NAD(P)-binding protein, with translation MKIAILGTGIAGLSACWYLSKEHDVVLIERHSVPGMDAHGTDVELKDGTFRFDVPFRAFKQNYYPCLVEMYNEAGIEFRPVDYSFSLSERDGSTYFQFSTFGFGGKFYPFVSPVCFKNVESRKIFSDTIRFYSESANQWESLKGEQLTISGFLQRFRYSKEFEDKYLIPMFATINTCTLKSAKNYPAEAVIRYHSNGLKFLRFLTASRGTRDITEKLSIGAKELRLKSNPKRIEQNGKKVFVSFDDGKEEFDRVVVATPANQAIPLLPNEMTQEKKLLSSFRYEESEILMHTDSSFMPNKKRHWAPLCFTLSPETDKPSATIRLNKVLPEIGKIEIFQTWNPLEEPQQGTLISRSRFERPIIDLKNRKTTEDLKALQEQPGRKIWFCGSYARYGIPLLEAGVSTSLDVRRWVENSMRS, from the coding sequence ATGAAAATCGCAATCTTAGGAACTGGAATCGCAGGACTTAGCGCATGTTGGTATTTGAGCAAGGAACACGATGTCGTTTTGATCGAGCGTCATTCAGTTCCAGGAATGGATGCGCATGGAACGGATGTAGAATTAAAAGACGGAACTTTTCGTTTCGACGTTCCTTTTCGAGCGTTTAAACAGAATTATTATCCTTGTCTGGTCGAAATGTACAACGAAGCGGGAATCGAATTCAGACCCGTGGATTATTCCTTTTCTTTGAGCGAAAGGGACGGATCCACATACTTTCAGTTCAGCACCTTTGGGTTTGGCGGCAAGTTCTATCCGTTCGTTTCTCCTGTTTGTTTTAAGAACGTGGAATCCAGAAAAATTTTTTCCGACACGATTCGTTTCTACAGTGAATCCGCAAATCAATGGGAATCTCTCAAAGGAGAACAACTTACGATCTCCGGATTCCTACAAAGATTCAGATATTCGAAAGAATTCGAGGATAAGTATCTGATCCCCATGTTCGCCACCATCAATACCTGCACACTCAAAAGCGCTAAGAATTATCCGGCAGAAGCGGTGATTCGATATCACTCGAATGGATTGAAGTTCCTGCGATTTTTAACCGCCAGCCGGGGAACTAGGGACATCACGGAAAAACTTTCAATTGGAGCGAAAGAACTTAGACTAAAATCCAATCCCAAAAGAATCGAACAGAACGGAAAAAAAGTTTTCGTTTCTTTCGATGACGGAAAGGAGGAATTCGATCGGGTCGTGGTCGCCACTCCGGCAAATCAGGCGATTCCGCTTCTTCCGAATGAAATGACTCAGGAGAAAAAACTTCTTTCCTCATTTCGCTACGAAGAATCGGAAATTTTGATGCACACCGATTCTTCTTTTATGCCCAATAAAAAAAGACATTGGGCTCCTCTTTGTTTCACTCTTTCGCCGGAAACGGATAAACCTTCGGCTACGATTCGTTTGAACAAGGTACTTCCCGAAATCGGAAAGATCGAAATTTTTCAAACCTGGAATCCATTGGAAGAACCTCAACAAGGAACATTGATTTCCCGTTCCCGATTCGAGAGACCGATCATCGATCTGAAAAATCGAAAGACCACCGAAGACTTAAAGGCCCTTCAGGAACAACCGGGAAGAAAAATCTGGTTCTGCGGTTCTTATGCAAGGTACGGAATTCCTCTATTAGAAGCGGGAGTTTCCACTTCCTTGGATGTAAGACGTTGGGTTGAGAATTCAATGCGTTCTTAA